Proteins found in one Exiguobacterium sp. Helios genomic segment:
- a CDS encoding ketoacyl-ACP synthase III, with translation MTTSKARITAIGSYVPTNKLTNHDLENLVETNDEWIVQRTGIKERRVADSNEYTSDLAYKAVLNMTERYNKTIDDVDIIIVCTMTPDFTTPSVASLVQAKLGIKNSGAIDVNAACAGFAYGLHLANALISSGLHQKIIVIGAETISKIIDYTDRNTCILFGDGSGATLVEFDERHPSFLSFHLNSEGEKGRSLYCSNLSKSILGEAIVDNNKIVQNGREVYKWAVSSVPRGIQNVLDNASMSLDQVNWFIPHSANLRMIQSICEKSGFPIEQTLYSLIDYGNTSAATIPLSLDKGISEGKIKSGDNLLLYGFGGGLTQAGLLITWNV, from the coding sequence ATGACTACATCTAAAGCGCGTATCACTGCTATTGGCTCGTATGTTCCTACCAATAAATTAACTAATCATGATCTAGAAAATTTGGTTGAGACAAATGATGAATGGATTGTACAACGTACTGGTATCAAGGAAAGAAGAGTAGCAGATAGTAATGAGTACACAAGTGATTTAGCATACAAAGCTGTACTGAACATGACTGAACGCTATAATAAGACAATTGATGATGTTGACATTATTATTGTATGTACCATGACACCTGATTTTACAACACCAAGTGTAGCTTCTTTGGTTCAAGCAAAATTGGGTATAAAAAATTCTGGCGCAATTGATGTAAATGCTGCATGTGCTGGTTTTGCATACGGATTGCATCTAGCAAATGCTTTAATTAGTTCCGGATTACATCAGAAAATAATTGTTATTGGTGCAGAAACAATTTCTAAAATCATTGATTATACTGATAGAAACACTTGTATATTATTCGGTGATGGTAGTGGCGCAACTCTTGTAGAATTTGATGAGAGACATCCTAGTTTTCTTTCTTTTCATCTAAATTCAGAAGGGGAGAAAGGACGTAGCTTATATTGTTCCAATCTTTCTAAAAGTATTCTTGGAGAGGCGATAGTAGATAATAATAAGATTGTTCAGAATGGTCGTGAAGTTTATAAGTGGGCTGTTAGCAGTGTTCCAAGAGGGATACAAAATGTTCTCGATAACGCCTCTATGTCTCTTGACCAAGTTAATTGGTTTATTCCTCATAGTGCCAATCTCAGAATGATTCAATCCATATGTGAAAAAAGTGGATTTCCTATTGAACAAACATTGTATAGTTTAATCGACTATGGAAATACTTCGGCAGCAACTATACCTTTGTCTCTTGATAAAGGTATCAGTGAAGGAAAAATTAAATCAGGAGATAATCTGCTTTTATATGGATTTGGTGGAGGATTAACACAAGCTGGATTATTGATTACTTGGAATGTCTAA